A portion of the Heptranchias perlo isolate sHepPer1 unplaced genomic scaffold, sHepPer1.hap1 HAP1_SCAFFOLD_64, whole genome shotgun sequence genome contains these proteins:
- the LOC137317948 gene encoding histone H2B 1/2-like produces MPEDKKAAPKKGAKKTLSKAPAKGGKKRRKSRKESYSIYIYKVMKQVHPDTGISSKAMGIMNSFVNDIFERIAGEASRLAHYNKRATISSREIQTAVRLLLPGELAKHAVSEGTKAVTKYTSSK; encoded by the coding sequence atgcctgaggacaagaaagcagctcccaagaagggcgccaagaaaaccttgagtaaagcaccagccaagggcggcaagaagcggagaaagtcgaggaaggagagttactccatctatatctacaaagtgatgaagcaggttcaccccgacaccggcatctcctccaaggccatgggcatcatgaactcctttgtgaacgatattttcgagcgcatcgcgggtgaggcttcccgcctggcccattacaacaagcgggcgaccatcagctcccgggagatccagaccgccgtgcgcctgctgctgcccggggaactggccaagcacgctgtgtcggaagggacaaaggcggtgaccaagtacaccagctccaagtaa
- the LOC137318036 gene encoding histone H2A.J-like: protein MSGRGKTGGKARAKAKSRSSRAGLQFPVGRVHRHLRKGNYAERVGAGAPVYLAAVLEYLTAEILELAGNAARDNKKTRIIPRHLQLAIRNDEELNKLLGRVTIAQGGVLPNIQAVLLPKKTSSVSTKSK, encoded by the coding sequence atgtctggaagaggaaaaaccggcggtaaagctcgggccaaggccaagtctcgctcatcccgggccggactgcagttccctgtgggccgtgttcacaggcacctgcgaaaggggaactatgctgaacgtgtgggtgccggagccccggtctatctggctgctgtgctcgagtatctgacggctgaaatcctcgagctggccggcaacgcggcccgggacaataagaagacccgcatcatccccagacacctgcagctggccatccgcaacgacgaggagctcaacaagttgctgggacgggtgaccatcgctcagggcggggtgctgccgaatatccaggccgtgctgctgccgaagaaaaccagcagtgtgagcaccaagagcaagtaa
- the LOC137317915 gene encoding histone H2A type 1-C-like: MSGRGKTGGKARAKAKSRSSRAGLQFPVGRVHRLLRKGNYAERVGAGAPVYLAAVLEYLTAEILELAGNAARDNKRTRIIPRHLQLAIRNDEELNKLLGRVTIAQGGVLPNIQAVLLPK, from the coding sequence atgtctggaagaggaaaaaccggcgggaaagctcgggccaaggccaagtctcgctcatcccgggccggactgcagttccctgtgggccgtgttcacaggctcctgcgaaaggggaactatgctgaacgtgtgggtgccggagccccggtctatctggctgctgtgctcgagtatctgacggctgaaatcctcgagctggccggcaacgcggcccgcgatAATAAGAGGACCcgtatcatccccagacacctgcagctggccatccgcaacgacgaggagctcaacaagctgctgggacgggtgaccatcgctcagggcggggtgctgccgaatatccaggccgtgctgctgccgaag
- the LOC137318018 gene encoding histone H2B 1/2-like — MPVDMKAAPKKGAKKTLSKAPAKGGKKRRKSRKESYSIYVYKVMKQVHPDTGISSKAMSIMNSFVNDIFERIAGEASRLAHYNKRHTISSREIQTAVRLLLPGELAKHAVSEGTKAVTKYTSSK, encoded by the coding sequence ATGCCTGTGGACatgaaagcagctcccaagaagggcgccaagaaaaccttgagtaaagcaccagccaagggcggcaagaagcggagaaagtcgaggaaggagagttactccatttacgtctacaaagtgatgaagcaggttcaccccgacaccggcatctcctccaaggccatgagcatcatgaactcctttgtgaacgatattttcgagcgcatcgcgggtgaggcttcccgcctggcccattataataaacgccacaccatcagctcccgggagatccagaccgctgtGCGCCTGTTGCTGCCCGGAGAACTGGCCaaacacgccgtgtcggaagggacaaaggcggtgaccaagtacaccagctccaagtaa